In Arcobacter ellisii, a genomic segment contains:
- a CDS encoding tautomerase family protein has protein sequence MPFIRIYIDKSISKENKKEISNAIHNSLIESFNVPIKDKFQVFIEVDKEDLIFPVEYLGNSYSNILFINITCKEGRTKEQKRKLYELCAKTISEKTKIKKDDIFITIIENNQDNWSFGNGIAQLME, from the coding sequence ATGCCATTTATTAGAATATATATTGATAAGTCAATATCAAAAGAGAATAAAAAAGAGATATCAAATGCAATTCATAATAGTTTGATTGAAAGTTTTAATGTACCTATAAAAGATAAATTTCAAGTATTTATTGAGGTAGATAAAGAAGATTTAATTTTTCCAGTTGAATATTTAGGAAATAGTTATTCAAATATTCTATTTATTAATATAACTTGTAAAGAAGGTAGAACTAAAGAGCAAAAGAGAAAACTATATGAATTGTGTGCAAAAACTATTAGTGAAAAAACAAAAATTAAAAAAGATGATATTTTTATAACTATTATTGAAAATAATCAAGATAATTGGTCATTTGGTAATGGTATAGCACAATTAATGGAGTAA
- a CDS encoding cupin domain-containing protein gives MNKVKNIYKILDTANVDEKVGVKLARICEGETFNLYVLEIPAKKRVGAHYHTIGNETYQIIQGSGSMMIGKKDSDTIIWDEPKNMNEGECLNINANEIHQLINLTDKPLICIVGCSNSHITTDRIMTKGYEKI, from the coding sequence ATGAATAAAGTAAAAAATATTTACAAAATACTAGATACAGCAAATGTTGATGAAAAAGTTGGTGTTAAATTAGCAAGAATCTGTGAAGGTGAAACTTTTAATTTATATGTATTAGAAATACCTGCTAAAAAAAGAGTTGGTGCTCATTATCATACTATTGGAAATGAAACTTATCAAATTATTCAAGGAAGTGGTTCTATGATGATAGGGAAAAAAGATAGTGATACTATTATATGGGATGAACCTAAAAATATGAATGAAGGTGAGTGTTTAAATATTAATGCAAATGAAATCCACCAATTAATAAATCTTACAGATAAACCACTTATTTGTATAGTTGGATGTTCTAATTCTCATATTACAACAGATAGAATAATGACAAAAGGATATGAAAAAATATAA
- a CDS encoding TetR/AcrR family transcriptional regulator: MKKYNMKTLRDNLLDIAYEEFYTNGYSATGLNKILEKANVAKGGLYHHFNSKKDLVIAIINERICPNSLKKYASLDEIEGNKLNALLDILESRNENFDKGCPLGNLILELSNIDDDILKALQNCINSWQKIFENVILEAIKNKEIKDISAYDTSLLIISTIQGGLLLSKLSKSDIEYKKCIKMLKDILIK, translated from the coding sequence ATGAAAAAATATAATATGAAAACATTAAGAGATAATTTATTAGACATTGCATATGAAGAGTTTTATACAAATGGATATAGTGCAACAGGATTAAATAAAATTTTAGAAAAAGCGAATGTTGCAAAAGGTGGTTTATATCATCATTTTAATTCAAAAAAAGATTTAGTTATTGCAATTATAAATGAAAGAATTTGTCCAAACTCTTTAAAAAAATATGCAAGTTTAGATGAAATAGAAGGTAATAAGTTAAATGCTTTACTTGATATACTAGAAAGTAGAAATGAAAACTTTGATAAAGGATGTCCTTTAGGAAATTTAATTTTGGAACTATCTAATATTGATGATGATATTTTGAAAGCTTTACAAAACTGCATTAACTCTTGGCAAAAAATATTTGAAAATGTAATTCTTGAAGCTATAAAAAATAAAGAAATAAAAGATATATCTGCATATGATACATCACTATTAATCATTTCAACTATTCAAGGTGGATTGTTATTGTCAAAACTATCAAAATCAGATATTGAATATAAGAAGTGTATAAAAATGTTAAAAGATATTTTAATTAAATAA
- a CDS encoding radical SAM protein, whose protein sequence is MSYSNSIIFGPIPSRRFGISLGIDLSPSKKQCNFDCLYCELESAKTIEKMDIFPSVEEIISAIKDSFKKHPKIDVITITCNGEPTLYPKLNDLVEEINKIKGETKTLILSNGSTIYKKEIFNVLLKIDIVKLSLDCVSEKCFKKLDRQNKSVEIEKIVPSMIEFSQKTTKNFVLEILFVKDVNDKDEEIELLFNAVKQINPKRVDIGTIDRPPAYKVNPVSYEFLEKVANRFENINVNIVFKNRPKLIQTYSEDEVLFMLKRRPLTKEDIENMFDDKSKDILLKLLEEKKISIVNSSGVDFYKNV, encoded by the coding sequence TTGTCTTATTCAAATTCTATTATTTTTGGACCAATTCCTTCAAGAAGATTTGGAATATCATTAGGTATTGATTTATCGCCATCAAAGAAACAGTGTAATTTTGATTGTTTATATTGTGAATTAGAATCAGCTAAAACTATTGAAAAAATGGATATATTTCCAAGTGTTGAAGAAATTATAAGTGCAATAAAAGATAGTTTTAAAAAACATCCAAAAATTGATGTGATTACAATAACATGTAATGGTGAACCAACTTTATATCCCAAATTAAATGATTTAGTTGAAGAAATTAATAAAATAAAAGGTGAAACAAAAACTTTGATTTTATCAAATGGAAGTACAATTTATAAAAAAGAGATTTTTAATGTTTTATTAAAAATTGATATAGTTAAATTATCTTTAGATTGTGTAAGTGAAAAATGTTTTAAAAAACTTGATAGACAAAATAAAAGTGTAGAAATTGAAAAAATAGTTCCTTCAATGATTGAATTCTCACAAAAAACTACAAAAAATTTTGTTTTAGAAATTTTATTTGTTAAAGATGTAAATGATAAAGATGAAGAAATAGAGTTATTGTTTAATGCTGTAAAACAAATTAATCCTAAAAGAGTTGATATTGGAACTATTGATAGGCCACCTGCATATAAAGTGAATCCAGTTAGTTATGAATTTTTAGAAAAAGTTGCAAATAGATTTGAAAATATAAATGTAAATATAGTTTTTAAAAATAGACCAAAATTGATTCAAACTTATAGTGAAGATGAAGTACTTTTTATGTTAAAAAGAAGACCTCTTACAAAAGAAGATATAGAAAATATGTTTGATGATAAATCAAAAGATATTTTGTTAAAACTTTTAGAAGAAAAGAAAATATCAATTGTAAATAGTAGTGGAGTCGATTTTTACAAAAATGTATGA
- the hemE gene encoding uroporphyrinogen decarboxylase: MSKIFVDACFRKETPYTPVWMMRQAGRYLPEYMEVRAKAGNFLNLCHNPELAAEVTIQPLDIVGVDAAILFSDILVVPNEMGMKLDFLKGEGPVFDKPIKTEEDLDALIGGEEAANKLTYVYETIKILKQRLPEDKALIGFTGAPWTLATYMIEGQGTKTYNLCKKMMYSNPEFLHKILRRVTDVVKFYMEKQIEAGVDVVQIFDSWAAAIEPARYDEFSWKYMVEIAEYLKEKYPHIPVIMFPKGIAAFIERGLVYGNFDVFGVDWGTPMALAKEKLGEKYVLQGNMEPCRLYDKVATTMCVEAIQNIMKGEGHIFNLGHGILPDVPVENAIHFVKECQRVSKKA; encoded by the coding sequence ATGTCAAAAATTTTTGTAGATGCATGTTTTAGAAAAGAGACTCCTTATACTCCTGTTTGGATGATGAGACAAGCTGGAAGATATTTACCAGAATATATGGAAGTTAGAGCAAAAGCTGGAAACTTTTTAAATTTATGTCACAATCCAGAACTTGCAGCTGAAGTTACAATTCAACCTTTAGATATTGTTGGTGTTGATGCAGCTATTTTATTTAGTGATATTCTAGTTGTTCCAAATGAAATGGGAATGAAATTAGATTTTTTAAAAGGTGAAGGTCCAGTTTTTGATAAACCAATAAAAACAGAAGAAGACTTAGATGCTTTAATTGGTGGTGAAGAAGCTGCAAATAAATTAACTTATGTTTATGAAACTATTAAAATTTTAAAACAAAGATTGCCAGAAGATAAAGCTTTAATTGGATTTACAGGTGCTCCTTGGACACTTGCTACTTATATGATTGAAGGCCAAGGAACAAAAACATACAATCTTTGTAAAAAAATGATGTATTCGAATCCAGAATTTTTACATAAAATCCTTAGACGTGTAACTGATGTAGTTAAGTTTTATATGGAAAAACAAATTGAAGCTGGAGTTGATGTAGTTCAAATCTTTGATTCATGGGCAGCAGCAATTGAACCAGCACGTTATGATGAATTTTCATGGAAATATATGGTAGAAATTGCTGAATATTTAAAAGAGAAATATCCACATATTCCAGTTATTATGTTCCCAAAAGGAATAGCTGCATTTATTGAAAGAGGTTTAGTTTATGGAAACTTCGATGTATTTGGAGTAGATTGGGGAACACCAATGGCTCTTGCAAAAGAAAAATTAGGTGAGAAATATGTATTACAAGGAAATATGGAACCTTGTAGATTATATGATAAAGTTGCTACAACTATGTGTGTTGAAGCAATTCAAAACATAATGAAAGGTGAAGGACATATTTTCAATCTTGGTCATGGAATTTTACCTGATGTTCCTGTTGAAAATGCAATTCACTTTGTAAAAGAGTGTCAAAGAGTTTCAAAAAAAGCATAA
- a CDS encoding YqhA family protein — translation MLEKFFETTMWQARLFVLLAVIFGLLGSIILFIVASMDIYEVIKYAADVYINGLHPEDFHEEIVSKIIGAVDLYLIAVVMLIFAFGIYELFISKIDAAESSGSNILAIHSLDQLKDKIAKVIVMVLIVSFFQKVLHTKYDGALEMLYFAVSIALLSLGLYFLNKVGKH, via the coding sequence ATGTTAGAAAAATTTTTTGAAACTACAATGTGGCAAGCAAGACTTTTTGTTTTGCTTGCGGTAATATTTGGATTATTAGGTTCGATAATACTTTTTATTGTTGCTTCAATGGATATTTACGAAGTTATTAAATATGCAGCTGATGTATATATAAATGGATTACATCCAGAAGATTTTCATGAAGAGATTGTAAGTAAGATAATAGGTGCTGTTGATTTATATTTAATTGCAGTTGTTATGCTTATTTTTGCATTTGGTATTTATGAACTATTTATTTCTAAAATAGATGCAGCTGAATCAAGTGGTAGCAATATTCTTGCAATTCACTCTTTAGACCAACTAAAAGATAAAATTGCAAAAGTAATTGTTATGGTATTAATTGTAAGCTTTTTCCAAAAAGTTTTACATACAAAATATGATGGTGCATTAGAGATGCTTTATTTTGCAGTTTCAATAGCACTATTATCTTTAGGACTTTATTTTTTAAATAAAGTAGGAAAACATTAA